In a single window of the Serratia quinivorans genome:
- a CDS encoding phosphate/phosphite/phosphonate ABC transporters, periplasmic binding protein — MMQVSLPMYGVTHQPAEAFWRVLRGKLLQLGLPQAPESLSWPQDLAQHWQRDDLLLSQTCGYPLAISLPQVQLVGTYHYRVEGCEGPDYSSWLVVRDDEPGERLADFRGRIAAYNSTDSQSGHNSLRALIAPLAQEGKFFRAAIASGAHYQSIKLIQNRQADIAAVDCVSLELLKRAQPQALAGLKIIGRTASVPGLPLITSRQTPPEQLEILRAGARAMLGEAVSDSLLIGDFSPVPRSAYQKIAGLEQQAAALGVTSL, encoded by the coding sequence ATGATGCAGGTATCTTTACCGATGTACGGCGTGACACATCAACCGGCGGAAGCCTTCTGGCGGGTACTGCGCGGCAAGTTACTGCAACTGGGATTGCCGCAAGCGCCCGAGTCGCTCAGTTGGCCACAGGATCTGGCGCAGCACTGGCAGCGCGATGACTTGTTGCTCAGCCAAACCTGTGGCTATCCGCTGGCCATCAGCCTGCCGCAGGTGCAACTGGTTGGCACCTATCATTATCGCGTTGAGGGGTGCGAAGGGCCGGATTACAGCAGTTGGCTGGTGGTGCGCGATGATGAGCCCGGCGAACGGCTGGCGGATTTTCGCGGCCGGATTGCGGCCTATAACAGTACCGACTCGCAGTCAGGCCATAACAGCCTGCGGGCGTTGATTGCCCCCCTGGCTCAGGAGGGAAAATTCTTCCGCGCCGCCATTGCCTCTGGTGCGCATTATCAGTCGATTAAGCTGATCCAGAATCGGCAGGCGGATATTGCCGCCGTTGACTGTGTCAGTCTGGAACTGTTGAAACGGGCACAGCCGCAGGCGCTGGCGGGGCTAAAAATTATTGGACGAACGGCCAGCGTACCGGGGTTGCCGCTGATTACCTCGCGACAAACCCCGCCGGAACAGCTGGAGATACTGCGCGCCGGGGCCAGGGCGATGCTGGGTGAAGCGGTGAGCGATAGCCTGTTGATCGGTGATTTCAGCCCGGTGCCGCGTTCGGCATACCAAAAAATCGCCGGGTTGGAACAACAGGCGGCCGCGCTTGGGGTGACGTCGCTTTAA
- the hel gene encoding Outer membrane protein P4, translated as MAGINKQKMALGTAIGMALLTLAGCAQPPKTDLQAQQRLADQSVLALNWFQQSGEYQALSHQAFNSAKLAFDQAKATPGKKKAVVVDLDETMLDNSPYSGWQAQQGQPFAAATWAKWSQAEQAGAVPGAVQFARYVNSHQGTMFYVSNRKQSEYAATVANMQKLGFTGMSEKTVLLSGDTSNKQPRFDAIKNAGYDIVVYAGDNLNDFGAATYHKDNAQRRAFVAENQSKFGTEYIVLPNPLYGDWESGMAPDYNKLTPEQKLQIRQQAIKAWNGQ; from the coding sequence ATGGCAGGAATAAATAAACAGAAAATGGCCCTTGGCACGGCGATCGGTATGGCGCTACTGACTCTGGCCGGCTGCGCGCAGCCACCAAAAACCGATCTGCAGGCCCAGCAACGCCTGGCAGATCAGTCCGTGCTGGCACTGAACTGGTTCCAGCAGTCCGGAGAATATCAGGCGCTATCGCACCAGGCGTTCAACAGCGCCAAACTGGCCTTTGATCAGGCCAAGGCCACGCCGGGCAAAAAGAAAGCCGTGGTGGTAGATCTGGACGAAACCATGCTGGACAACAGCCCGTATTCCGGCTGGCAGGCGCAGCAGGGCCAGCCTTTCGCCGCAGCCACCTGGGCCAAATGGTCGCAGGCAGAGCAAGCCGGTGCGGTTCCGGGTGCCGTGCAATTTGCCCGTTACGTCAACAGCCATCAGGGCACCATGTTCTACGTTTCCAACCGCAAGCAGTCTGAATACGCCGCCACGGTGGCTAATATGCAGAAACTGGGCTTTACCGGCATGTCGGAAAAAACCGTGCTGCTCAGTGGTGATACCTCCAACAAGCAGCCACGCTTCGACGCCATCAAAAACGCGGGTTACGATATTGTGGTCTACGCCGGTGACAACCTGAACGACTTCGGGGCCGCGACCTACCACAAGGATAATGCACAGCGCCGCGCGTTTGTCGCCGAAAACCAAAGCAAGTTCGGCACCGAATACATCGTGCTGCCGAACCCGCTGTACGGCGACTGGGAAAGTGGCATGGCGCCGGACTATAACAAGCTGACGCCGGAGCAAAAACTGCAGATACGCCAACAGGCTATCAAGGCCTGGAACGGGCAGTAA
- a CDS encoding iron-sulfur cluster biosynthesis transcriptional regulator SufR codes for MSRINLENGGSPAQSVSDRLLTLLKTRGPQQASDAGKVLGTTGEAARQQFVKLAKDGLVEAVAETRGVGRPVQLWHLTAAGNARFPDTHSELTVQLLRTVRDKLGEQAIELLIDTREQETRINYKQAMVGATDLQERVARLTAIRCREGYMAESRLQEDGSFLLVENHCPICAAATVCQGFCRAELSVFTEVLQAQVERSEHILAGARRCAYRISLL; via the coding sequence ATGTCAAGAATAAACTTGGAAAATGGCGGTAGCCCCGCACAATCGGTCAGTGACCGTTTGCTGACACTATTGAAAACCCGCGGCCCACAGCAAGCGTCTGATGCAGGAAAAGTCCTTGGTACCACCGGCGAGGCCGCGCGCCAGCAGTTCGTCAAGCTGGCGAAAGATGGGCTGGTTGAAGCCGTGGCGGAAACCCGTGGCGTCGGCCGACCAGTGCAGCTCTGGCACCTGACTGCCGCAGGCAATGCACGCTTTCCGGACACCCATTCCGAACTGACGGTACAACTGCTGCGCACCGTTCGCGACAAGCTGGGCGAACAGGCCATCGAACTGTTGATCGACACCCGCGAGCAGGAAACGCGCATTAACTACAAGCAGGCGATGGTCGGCGCCACCGATTTGCAGGAACGCGTAGCGCGCCTGACGGCGATCCGTTGTCGTGAAGGCTACATGGCCGAATCGCGCCTGCAGGAAGACGGCTCTTTTCTGCTGGTAGAAAACCACTGCCCTATTTGCGCCGCCGCCACCGTTTGTCAGGGGTTCTGCCGCGCGGAACTGAGTGTTTTTACCGAGGTGCTGCAGGCTCAGGTTGAACGCTCAGAGCATATTCTGGCCGGTGCGCGCCGCTGCGCCTACCGTATTTCACTGCTGTAA
- a CDS encoding Probable multidrug-efflux transporter Rv1634/MT1670 yields MITNDDSRWADLFSGKNGASAIALSLGVALHAINILVATTILPSVVQDIGGLSLYAWNTTLFVVASILGSALSARLLSGYGARSAYVVASLFFIAGAMLCALAPSMPVMLLGRTVQGFGGG; encoded by the coding sequence GTGATAACCAACGATGATAGCCGCTGGGCCGATCTATTTTCCGGCAAAAATGGTGCCAGTGCGATCGCGCTCTCACTCGGCGTAGCGCTGCATGCAATCAATATTCTGGTCGCTACCACCATTCTGCCCTCGGTGGTGCAGGATATCGGCGGGCTGAGTCTGTATGCCTGGAATACGACGCTGTTTGTGGTGGCGTCGATTCTGGGTTCGGCATTATCGGCTCGTTTACTCAGCGGTTACGGGGCTCGCAGTGCCTACGTGGTGGCGTCACTGTTCTTTATTGCCGGAGCGATGCTGTGCGCGTTGGCGCCGTCAATGCCGGTGATGCTGCTCGGCCGAACCGTGCAAGGCTTCGGCGGCGGCTGA
- the ttr gene encoding Acetyltransferase, with protein sequence MIEIQQLNAEAAQNAIPELAEMLQASVSQGASIGFIMPFTLEQAQAFWRGLLPAIERGERLLLVAYDAGRVVGTVQLLLAMPDNGRHRAEVLKLMVHPDARRRGIARSLMLQVQQSALEQHRHLLVLDTLTGDTAEGMYRQLGFQLAGSIPQYALASNGSALDATSYMYKLL encoded by the coding sequence ATGATTGAGATACAGCAACTGAATGCCGAAGCGGCACAAAACGCGATCCCGGAACTGGCCGAAATGCTGCAAGCCAGCGTCTCCCAGGGGGCGAGCATTGGTTTTATCATGCCGTTCACACTGGAGCAGGCGCAGGCGTTCTGGCGTGGCCTGCTACCGGCGATTGAGCGTGGGGAAAGGTTGCTGCTGGTGGCATACGATGCCGGGCGCGTGGTGGGTACGGTGCAGCTGCTGCTGGCGATGCCGGACAACGGTCGCCACCGGGCCGAGGTGCTAAAACTGATGGTGCACCCGGACGCTCGCCGCCGGGGTATTGCCCGTAGCCTGATGTTGCAGGTGCAGCAAAGCGCACTTGAGCAGCATCGGCATTTATTGGTGCTCGATACCCTGACCGGCGATACGGCGGAGGGCATGTATCGCCAGTTGGGTTTTCAACTGGCGGGTAGCATTCCGCAATACGCCCTCGCAAGCAACGGCAGTGCGCTGGATGCCACCAGTTATATGTATAAGTTGTTGTAA
- a CDS encoding ribosomal-protein-alanine N-acetyltransferase, producing MPNTSPFEYHSALRYSSDELAQILCHCFENYIVRFVIDGDTFARRFGAEDLSLNDSIIVTHQQQPVALALISRRGLHSRVSALSIRPEMRGKGLGKALMKRIVADARERGDRQLSLEVIEGNDPAITLYHQAGLQIVRTLTGHLAGEQTAGDIVPLQEIDPLFVSHRLIADGATDLPWLIAPESLFKLPGKPYAFALEQHQAYAVVQVGADKCFLRMIYVPPQHRLQGHARAMLAALQTKFASLPLTANVYVPEVAAPFFARLGWQQDALRQFEMTMTLGTPQ from the coding sequence ATGCCAAACACTTCCCCATTCGAATACCACTCAGCGTTGCGCTACAGCAGTGATGAGCTGGCGCAGATCCTTTGCCACTGTTTTGAAAACTACATCGTGCGCTTCGTCATTGATGGTGACACCTTCGCCCGTCGTTTCGGTGCCGAAGACCTTAGCCTGAATGACAGCATTATCGTCACGCACCAACAGCAACCGGTAGCGCTGGCGTTGATTAGCCGCCGTGGTTTGCACAGCCGGGTATCGGCGCTGTCCATCCGACCGGAAATGCGCGGCAAAGGGTTGGGAAAAGCGCTGATGAAACGCATTGTCGCCGATGCGCGTGAGCGCGGTGACCGCCAGCTGTCGCTGGAGGTGATCGAAGGCAACGACCCCGCGATTACGCTGTACCATCAGGCTGGGCTGCAAATCGTCCGCACGCTGACCGGGCATCTGGCAGGAGAGCAAACGGCTGGCGACATTGTGCCGCTGCAGGAAATTGATCCGCTGTTCGTCTCCCACCGCCTGATTGCCGATGGCGCCACCGACCTGCCTTGGCTAATCGCCCCGGAATCGCTGTTCAAACTGCCCGGCAAGCCCTATGCCTTTGCCCTGGAACAACACCAGGCCTATGCGGTGGTGCAGGTCGGCGCGGATAAGTGCTTTTTACGCATGATTTACGTCCCGCCGCAGCACCGTCTCCAGGGGCATGCCCGGGCGATGCTGGCCGCGTTACAGACGAAATTCGCGTCGCTACCGCTGACGGCCAACGTTTACGTTCCCGAAGTGGCTGCCCCCTTCTTCGCCAGGCTCGGCTGGCAGCAGGACGCGTTACGCCAGTTTGAAATGACGATGACCTTAGGCACACCACAATAA
- the proV_1 gene encoding Glycine betaine/L-proline transport ATP-binding protein ProV: MIQFNQVSKIFQGKPAVDDLTLRIAKGEFAVLIGTSGSGKSTTLKMINRLIEHDRGKIYFADEEIQKFKPQDLRRRMGYAIQSIGLFPHWTVEENIATVPQLLKWPRARIRDRVTELLELLHLEPDLFRRRYPHQLSGGQQQRVGVARALAADPEVLLMDEPFGALDPVTRAALQTEIARIHHLSGRTIVLVTHDIDEALALADRIVLLDQGRIVQQGTPLELLTAPANDFVRDFFGRSDRGIKLLSLETVAQRVRPGHVEGEPIAAAMSLREALSVFVARGCECLPVTGEQGEALGVLHFSDLIVQKALS; encoded by the coding sequence ATGATTCAGTTTAATCAGGTCAGCAAGATTTTTCAGGGCAAGCCGGCGGTGGACGATCTTACGCTGCGGATTGCCAAGGGCGAATTTGCCGTGTTGATCGGCACCTCTGGCTCAGGGAAATCCACCACGTTAAAAATGATCAACCGACTGATCGAGCACGATCGGGGCAAAATTTACTTTGCCGATGAAGAGATCCAGAAGTTCAAACCGCAGGATCTGCGCCGCCGCATGGGGTACGCCATTCAGTCGATCGGCCTGTTTCCGCACTGGACGGTGGAAGAGAACATTGCCACCGTGCCGCAACTGCTGAAATGGCCGCGTGCGCGCATTCGCGATCGGGTGACCGAGTTGCTGGAGCTGCTGCATCTGGAGCCGGATTTGTTTCGCCGTCGATACCCGCACCAGCTTTCTGGTGGGCAGCAGCAGCGGGTTGGGGTGGCGCGTGCGTTGGCCGCCGACCCAGAAGTGCTGTTGATGGACGAGCCTTTTGGCGCACTGGATCCGGTGACCCGTGCGGCACTGCAGACAGAAATTGCACGTATCCACCATCTTTCCGGACGCACCATCGTACTGGTGACGCACGACATTGATGAAGCGCTGGCACTGGCGGACCGCATCGTGCTGCTCGATCAGGGCCGCATCGTGCAACAGGGCACGCCGCTGGAACTGTTGACCGCACCGGCCAACGATTTTGTGCGTGATTTCTTTGGCCGCAGCGATCGCGGTATCAAGCTGCTGTCGCTGGAAACGGTAGCGCAACGGGTGCGGCCTGGCCATGTGGAAGGGGAGCCTATTGCCGCCGCCATGAGCCTGCGCGAAGCGCTGTCGGTGTTTGTGGCACGCGGCTGCGAATGTTTGCCGGTGACGGGTGAACAGGGCGAAGCGCTTGGCGTGCTGCATTTCAGCGATCTGATAGTCCAAAAGGCGCTGTCATGA
- a CDS encoding 4-carboxymuconolactone decarboxylase, translated as MCEIYTLGYLARRYSVLTILFFVDLQYQKSRFLPAVIAGSFRLLLNRQEKMMQPSQQAGQQAFGDIAPKLAQLSDSVLFDDVWQRPILTPRERSLITVAALVALNRVEQLPFHLQLAQRNGVNVEQLAELITHLAFYAGWPAAASAVARLRELKQE; from the coding sequence ATGTGTGAGATTTATACATTGGGCTACCTTGCGCGCCGTTACTCTGTTTTAACCATCCTGTTTTTTGTGGACCTTCAATATCAAAAATCCCGATTTTTACCTGCCGTGATTGCGGGTAGTTTCAGGCTATTGCTAAATCGACAGGAGAAAATGATGCAACCTTCCCAACAGGCCGGGCAGCAGGCGTTCGGCGACATCGCCCCCAAGCTGGCGCAACTGAGCGACAGCGTATTATTCGACGACGTGTGGCAGCGGCCAATACTGACTCCGCGTGAGCGCAGTCTGATCACCGTGGCGGCGTTGGTGGCGCTTAATCGTGTGGAGCAATTGCCGTTTCATCTGCAATTGGCCCAACGCAATGGCGTGAACGTTGAACAGCTTGCCGAGTTGATCACCCATTTGGCGTTCTATGCCGGCTGGCCTGCGGCGGCCTCTGCCGTGGCGCGCCTGCGCGAACTGAAACAGGAGTAG
- the yehW gene encoding Putative osmoprotectant uptake system permease protein yehW, producing the protein MSALRALRWLRDPLPWTFALLLALVFGMNHLHGLFAAWFPELERPVYQQDSFISLVWAHLLLVAVSSLVAVVIGVSAGVAVTRRAGKEFRSLVETLVAVGQTFPPVAVLAIAVPVMGFSEQPAIIALVLYGLLPILQGTLAGIESVPSATREIAQGVGMSPRQILWRVELPLAAPVIVAGIRTSVIINIGTAAIASTVGTKTLGSPIIIGLSGFNTAYVIQGAVVVALLAIITDMLFERWVRHLTAWRQQALVTSSSAG; encoded by the coding sequence ATGAGTGCGCTTCGGGCCCTGCGCTGGCTGCGCGATCCGCTGCCCTGGACCTTTGCCCTGTTGTTGGCACTGGTGTTCGGCATGAATCATTTACACGGCCTGTTTGCCGCCTGGTTTCCCGAACTGGAGCGGCCGGTGTATCAGCAGGACAGCTTTATCTCACTGGTGTGGGCGCATCTGTTGCTGGTGGCGGTTTCCAGCCTGGTTGCCGTGGTGATTGGCGTCAGCGCCGGCGTTGCTGTAACGCGCCGCGCCGGTAAGGAGTTCCGTTCATTGGTGGAAACCCTGGTGGCGGTGGGGCAGACATTTCCGCCGGTGGCGGTACTGGCGATCGCAGTGCCGGTGATGGGCTTTAGTGAGCAGCCGGCGATCATCGCGCTGGTGCTGTACGGTTTACTGCCGATCTTGCAGGGCACGCTGGCGGGGATTGAGTCTGTGCCCAGCGCTACCCGCGAGATTGCGCAGGGAGTAGGGATGAGCCCCCGACAGATCCTGTGGCGCGTCGAACTGCCGCTGGCGGCGCCGGTGATCGTCGCCGGCATTCGTACCTCGGTGATCATCAATATTGGCACAGCGGCGATAGCTTCTACCGTTGGTACCAAAACCCTGGGATCGCCGATTATTATTGGCCTGAGCGGCTTTAATACTGCCTACGTGATCCAGGGCGCGGTGGTGGTGGCCCTGTTGGCGATCATTACCGATATGCTGTTTGAGCGCTGGGTACGCCATCTCACCGCCTGGCGTCAGCAGGCGCTGGTGACTTCTTCTTCTGCCGGATAA
- the phoE_1 gene encoding Outer membrane pore protein E precursor → MKRNLLAVIIPALLIAQTAQAAEIYNKDGNKLDFYGRVKALHYFSDDAGNDGDKTYVRIGFKGATQINDMLTGYGQWEYQISANHSESDSAKDTKTRLGFAGLKYKDIGSFDYGRNYGIIYDVGAWTDMLPEFGDDAYVKTDNFMNGRTNGVATYRNNDFFGLVEGLKFAVQYQGKNENDGRSNSKANGDGWGLSSSYEIIDGLSVGAAYASSNRTAGQKAGTFGKGDKADIWAGGLKYDNNDVYLAATYSQSRNIAPISGTATINNNSTSVSGFANKAEGLELVAQYQFDFGLRPSLGYVQQKGKDIEGIGDADLVKYIDVGAYYYFNKNMSTYVDYKINQLDGDNKLGLKDDNVIAVALTYQF, encoded by the coding sequence ATGAAACGTAATCTTCTGGCCGTTATTATTCCGGCACTTTTAATTGCGCAGACAGCACAGGCAGCAGAAATCTATAATAAAGACGGCAACAAACTTGATTTTTACGGCCGCGTAAAAGCACTGCACTATTTCTCTGACGATGCCGGTAATGATGGCGATAAAACCTATGTGCGTATCGGTTTTAAAGGCGCTACTCAAATTAACGATATGCTGACTGGTTATGGCCAGTGGGAATATCAGATTTCAGCTAACCATTCTGAATCCGACAGCGCGAAAGACACCAAGACTCGTCTGGGCTTCGCCGGTCTGAAATATAAAGATATCGGTTCATTCGACTACGGCCGCAACTACGGCATTATCTATGACGTCGGCGCCTGGACGGATATGCTGCCTGAGTTCGGTGATGATGCCTACGTCAAGACCGACAACTTTATGAACGGCCGTACCAACGGCGTAGCCACCTACCGTAACAACGACTTCTTCGGCCTGGTTGAAGGTCTGAAATTCGCGGTTCAGTACCAGGGCAAAAACGAAAACGACGGTCGTTCCAACAGCAAGGCGAATGGCGACGGCTGGGGCCTGTCTTCCAGCTATGAAATCATCGACGGCCTGAGCGTCGGTGCTGCCTACGCCTCTTCCAACCGTACCGCCGGCCAAAAAGCAGGCACCTTCGGTAAAGGCGATAAAGCGGATATCTGGGCCGGTGGCCTGAAATACGACAATAACGACGTTTATTTGGCAGCGACCTACTCGCAAAGCCGTAATATCGCGCCTATTTCCGGCACCGCGACCATCAATAATAATTCTACCTCCGTTAGCGGCTTTGCCAATAAGGCGGAAGGTCTGGAATTGGTTGCGCAATATCAATTCGACTTCGGTCTGCGTCCATCGCTGGGTTATGTTCAGCAGAAAGGCAAAGATATTGAAGGCATCGGCGACGCCGACCTGGTGAAATATATCGACGTTGGCGCTTACTACTATTTCAACAAGAACATGTCGACCTACGTCGATTATAAAATCAACCAACTCGACGGCGATAATAAGCTGGGTCTGAAAGACGACAACGTCATCGCCGTCGCCCTGACCTACCAGTTCTGA
- the yedA gene encoding Uncharacterized inner membrane transporter yedA: MLSQSSRNVLPLIGALFTLYIVWGSTYFVIRLGVESWPPLMMAGIRFLVAGIVLFGFLALRGHALPTAKQWLAAGTIGILLLAVGNGLVTVAEHQHVPSGIAAVMVATVPLFTLCFSLLWGMRNTKLEWAGIGLGLVGIVLLNTGNNLVGNPTGALLILLASASWAFGSVLGSRISLPAGPMAGAAEMLVAGVVLLVVSQLSGERLTQMPSAKGFFALGYLIVFGSMLAISAYMFLLKNVRPAVATSYAYVNPVVAVLLGIGFAGESLAPREWAALVIIVAAVVLVTLGKFLFARPTKVQPVGSIKE, encoded by the coding sequence ATGCTAAGCCAAAGTAGTCGTAACGTCCTGCCGTTAATCGGGGCGCTGTTCACGTTATATATTGTCTGGGGTTCGACCTACTTCGTTATTCGTCTGGGCGTAGAGAGCTGGCCGCCGCTGATGATGGCCGGCATCCGCTTTCTGGTCGCCGGCATTGTGCTGTTTGGATTTTTAGCACTGCGCGGCCACGCATTGCCGACGGCAAAACAGTGGCTGGCTGCCGGCACCATTGGCATTTTGTTGTTGGCGGTAGGTAACGGCCTGGTAACCGTGGCAGAGCATCAGCACGTGCCCTCCGGCATTGCCGCTGTGATGGTAGCGACGGTGCCGCTGTTCACCCTGTGCTTCAGCCTGCTGTGGGGCATGCGTAATACCAAACTGGAATGGGCAGGCATTGGGCTGGGACTGGTGGGGATCGTGCTGCTGAACACCGGCAATAATCTGGTCGGCAACCCTACCGGCGCACTGCTGATCCTGCTGGCCTCCGCCAGTTGGGCTTTTGGTTCGGTACTGGGATCGCGTATTTCACTGCCGGCCGGGCCAATGGCCGGGGCAGCCGAAATGCTGGTGGCCGGTGTGGTGTTGCTGGTCGTCAGCCAGCTCAGCGGTGAGCGTTTGACGCAAATGCCCAGCGCCAAAGGCTTCTTCGCACTGGGTTATCTGATTGTCTTCGGTTCGATGCTGGCAATTAGCGCCTATATGTTTTTGCTGAAAAACGTGCGCCCGGCGGTGGCAACCAGCTACGCCTACGTCAATCCGGTGGTGGCAGTGCTGCTCGGTATTGGCTTTGCCGGCGAATCGCTGGCCCCGCGTGAATGGGCAGCATTGGTGATTATCGTCGCGGCGGTGGTGCTGGTGACGCTGGGCAAATTCCTGTTTGCGCGTCCGACCAAAGTTCAGCCGGTCGGCAGCATTAAAGAGTGA
- the puuR_2 gene encoding HTH-type transcriptional regulator PuuR, with product MDNGLESADLRLAQRLSDLRQQQGWSLEELAQQTGISRATLSRVERAETSPTASLLNKLCSAYGLTMSRLLSEVEDEPPELLHREQQTVWVDRASGFHRRSVSPPAALYKAEFIECTLEAGAVIAYDAPSIHALEHHLWLLAGRLELTLEGRTFQLEPGDCLRYRLFGASKFHASGPEPAHYTLVISRP from the coding sequence ATGGATAACGGATTGGAAAGTGCCGATCTCAGACTGGCGCAGCGACTGTCTGATTTACGCCAGCAGCAGGGCTGGTCGCTGGAGGAATTGGCGCAGCAAACCGGCATCAGCCGGGCGACGTTGTCGCGGGTCGAACGCGCTGAAACCAGCCCGACCGCTTCATTGTTAAACAAACTGTGCTCGGCCTATGGGTTGACCATGTCGCGGCTGCTGAGCGAGGTTGAGGACGAGCCGCCGGAGTTGCTGCATCGTGAGCAGCAGACGGTATGGGTGGATCGCGCCAGCGGTTTTCATCGCCGTTCGGTATCACCGCCTGCTGCCTTGTATAAGGCCGAGTTTATTGAATGCACACTCGAGGCCGGGGCGGTGATTGCCTATGACGCGCCCTCGATACATGCGCTTGAGCACCATTTGTGGCTGCTGGCAGGGCGGCTAGAACTGACGCTGGAGGGGCGCACCTTCCAGCTTGAGCCGGGTGACTGTCTGCGTTATCGGCTGTTCGGCGCTTCAAAATTTCATGCCTCCGGCCCTGAGCCGGCCCACTACACCCTTGTTATCAGCAGGCCTTAA
- a CDS encoding Probable multidrug-efflux transporter Rv1634/MT1670: protein MINLVFEQKLWPRAMALISAMWGIATLVGPAVGGIFAELNAWRWAFGILLPVMVLYAGFTFLILPKGKPQQQAAPLPLAQLLLLATAVMVVSAGSLADSAWVNLGGIALAVLMMAWLIQREAHSRARLLPKGALRRGSPLASLYITVSLLVVGMTSEIFVPYFLQTLHGQSPLISGYIAATMAAGWTLSEILSSGWRSAGIRRAIVSGPMLVLVGLLALGLLMPIPSGGHWAGLTPIVIALTLVGFGIGFGWPHLLTRILQVSPEADKDIAGASITTVQLFATAFGAALAGMIANLAGLNVPGGAQGAASAARWLFLLFALAPLLAVFSAWRCAAIAPPVADSDKQVPESSALPS, encoded by the coding sequence ATGATCAATCTGGTATTTGAGCAAAAACTATGGCCGCGGGCGATGGCGCTGATCTCGGCAATGTGGGGCATCGCGACCCTGGTAGGGCCGGCGGTGGGCGGCATTTTTGCCGAACTGAATGCCTGGCGCTGGGCCTTTGGCATTCTGTTGCCGGTGATGGTGCTGTACGCCGGGTTTACCTTCCTGATCCTGCCAAAAGGCAAACCGCAGCAACAGGCGGCACCGCTACCGTTGGCTCAGTTGCTGTTGTTGGCGACGGCGGTAATGGTGGTGTCCGCCGGTAGCCTGGCGGATAGCGCGTGGGTCAATCTTGGCGGCATTGCGTTGGCCGTGCTGATGATGGCCTGGCTGATACAGCGTGAAGCGCACTCCCGTGCCCGATTGCTGCCGAAGGGGGCTTTGCGCCGCGGTTCGCCGCTGGCCTCGTTGTATATCACCGTCTCTCTGCTGGTGGTGGGCATGACCAGTGAAATCTTCGTGCCTTATTTTCTGCAAACCCTGCACGGCCAGTCCCCGCTGATTTCCGGTTATATCGCGGCCACTATGGCTGCGGGGTGGACGTTATCGGAAATCCTCAGTTCCGGCTGGCGCAGTGCGGGCATCCGCCGGGCCATTGTCAGCGGGCCGATGTTGGTGTTAGTGGGGCTACTGGCATTGGGCCTGCTGATGCCGATACCTTCTGGCGGCCATTGGGCAGGGCTGACGCCGATTGTGATTGCGCTGACGCTGGTGGGCTTTGGTATTGGTTTCGGCTGGCCGCATCTGTTGACGCGTATTCTGCAGGTTTCGCCTGAGGCCGATAAGGATATTGCCGGGGCGTCGATCACCACGGTGCAACTGTTTGCGACCGCCTTTGGGGCTGCGTTGGCCGGGATGATTGCTAACCTGGCCGGATTGAATGTGCCGGGTGGTGCGCAGGGTGCAGCCTCCGCTGCTCGCTGGCTGTTCCTGCTGTTTGCATTGGCGCCGCTGCTGGCGGTGTTCAGTGCCTGGCGTTGCGCGGCGATCGCACCGCCGGTTGCCGACAGCGACAAGCAGGTACCAGAGTCGTCGGCTCTGCCGTCATAA